A window of the Mesotoga prima MesG1.Ag.4.2 genome harbors these coding sequences:
- a CDS encoding 5'-nucleotidase C-terminal domain-containing protein translates to MKKVLLITLLLIMAVFVMGQKLTILHINDTHGHIWPEGDYGGLAAITTLVNQVRAENPNTLFLHAGDINTGVPESDLQDAAPDIVALNLMKLDAMAIGNHEFDNDASVLAKQMEIANFPFLSANIYKDGEPAFQEYMITEVGGIKVAIVGFTTQETEILEYLYAKDYEWKDVIEVAKEIIPELEAQADIVIALTHMGSNPVLAGPNSWELAKAVDGIDVIVDGHSHTFYERPEIINETIIVSAGEWAKNLGKLELEIVDDTVIFVSFRNLPVIAEEIEPDFAVATVLDYFKKAGGEALNIVVGETAIRLEGDRGVVRSQDTNLGYLICDAMVWKTGADLALTNSGGIRASIEAGPITYRDILTVLPFGNTLYVLEVPGTALREILQYTATREAGQGAMAQVSGVTYVIENKEAKDILVNGEPIDDNKLYKLATNNYLASGGDGYEILAGLSGYDTGFVLADVVVEFVGEISPITSYPDSGRITRK, encoded by the coding sequence ATGAAGAAAGTTCTGCTTATTACCCTGTTGCTGATCATGGCAGTATTTGTGATGGGCCAGAAGCTTACTATTCTGCACATCAACGACACTCACGGACATATCTGGCCGGAAGGTGATTACGGTGGACTGGCGGCTATAACCACCCTGGTAAATCAGGTCAGGGCTGAGAATCCCAACACTCTATTCCTGCATGCCGGAGATATCAACACCGGTGTCCCCGAATCGGATTTGCAGGACGCTGCACCCGATATAGTAGCCCTCAACCTGATGAAGCTAGACGCAATGGCCATCGGTAATCACGAATTCGATAACGATGCTTCCGTACTTGCGAAACAGATGGAAATCGCAAATTTCCCGTTCTTAAGCGCAAATATCTACAAGGATGGTGAACCGGCCTTCCAGGAATATATGATCACGGAAGTCGGAGGAATAAAGGTAGCCATCGTTGGGTTTACGACTCAAGAAACGGAAATCCTTGAGTACCTCTATGCGAAAGACTACGAGTGGAAAGACGTAATTGAAGTTGCCAAAGAGATCATTCCTGAACTCGAGGCTCAGGCGGATATCGTAATTGCGCTCACTCACATGGGAAGCAATCCCGTGCTTGCCGGCCCCAATTCCTGGGAGCTTGCGAAAGCGGTTGACGGTATCGATGTCATTGTCGACGGTCATAGCCACACTTTCTACGAAAGGCCTGAGATAATCAACGAGACAATAATCGTATCGGCAGGAGAATGGGCGAAGAATCTTGGCAAGCTCGAACTTGAAATCGTTGATGATACGGTCATTTTCGTTTCCTTCAGAAATCTCCCGGTTATCGCCGAAGAGATCGAACCGGACTTCGCCGTGGCAACTGTGCTTGATTACTTCAAGAAGGCCGGCGGAGAAGCTCTTAATATCGTTGTCGGAGAGACCGCGATAAGACTCGAGGGGGATAGAGGAGTAGTAAGGTCACAGGACACGAACCTTGGTTACTTGATATGTGACGCAATGGTATGGAAAACCGGTGCTGATCTAGCCTTGACAAATTCTGGTGGAATCAGAGCTTCCATAGAGGCTGGTCCAATAACGTATCGCGACATTCTTACAGTTCTTCCGTTTGGAAACACGCTGTACGTTTTGGAAGTACCCGGCACCGCTCTCAGAGAGATTCTCCAGTACACGGCAACGAGAGAAGCGGGGCAGGGAGCGATGGCTCAGGTAAGTGGAGTAACTTATGTAATTGAGAACAAAGAAGCAAAGGATATTCTCGTAAACGGAGAACCTATTGATGATAACAAGTTGTACAAACTGGCTACAAATAACTACCTTGCCTCTGGCGGTGACGGTTATGAAATTCTTGCTGGCCTCTCAGGTTACGACACTGGATTCGTTCTCGCCGACGTTGTAGTCGAGTTTGTTGGAGAGATCAGCCCGATAACCTCTTACCCAGATAGCGGAAGAATAACCAGAAAGTAG
- the rsxC gene encoding electron transport complex subunit RsxC — translation MRLPTFRGGVHPPEKKELSKDSRLSVLPLPERVYVFLANHAGVPAKPLVNVGDSVKTGQLIAEASGFISANLHSPLTGEVKEIAKYYHPTLSKPDDAIVIEKSGEEEWELLEPAKPYEQFEPEEIIQRIKDAGIVGLGGAMFPTNVKLSPPKEKKIDLLILNGAECEPYLTIDYRYMLERSEGIVRGILAIMRALKVDNAVIGIEDNKQKAIEQMEVAVRSTPIQVKRLKTKYPQGAEKQLIYALTKRKVPSGGLPLDVGVVVDNIGTAFAVYEAVELGHPLVERGVTLTGEGIKKPLNVISRIGVMASELIEYAGGAQEIVERIVFGGPMMGITVPKIDVPTVKGTSGITLLMKSDPLEEFPCIRCGKCATVCPMNLQPFLLNLYGTNRLYDKQVENGLLDCIECGSCSYVCPANIELVKNFKLNKKVYRSLKGGAKK, via the coding sequence ATGAGGTTGCCTACCTTCAGAGGAGGGGTGCACCCGCCAGAGAAAAAGGAACTGTCTAAAGATTCCCGTCTGAGCGTTCTGCCGCTTCCCGAAAGGGTCTATGTATTTCTTGCAAACCACGCCGGTGTTCCTGCTAAACCACTTGTGAACGTTGGAGACAGCGTAAAGACAGGTCAATTGATTGCGGAGGCCAGTGGTTTCATTTCCGCAAATCTTCATTCTCCTCTGACAGGTGAAGTCAAGGAGATCGCAAAGTACTACCATCCGACTCTTTCAAAACCTGACGATGCAATTGTTATAGAAAAATCGGGCGAAGAAGAGTGGGAACTTCTAGAACCTGCAAAGCCTTACGAGCAGTTCGAGCCCGAGGAAATTATCCAGAGGATAAAGGACGCAGGAATTGTTGGTCTGGGTGGCGCCATGTTCCCTACGAACGTCAAGCTTTCTCCCCCAAAAGAAAAGAAGATCGACCTTCTCATTCTGAACGGAGCAGAGTGCGAACCCTATCTGACCATAGATTACAGGTACATGCTAGAACGCTCCGAGGGAATAGTTCGAGGCATTCTAGCGATTATGAGAGCGCTTAAGGTTGATAACGCTGTAATTGGCATCGAAGACAATAAGCAAAAGGCCATAGAACAAATGGAGGTGGCGGTGAGGTCTACTCCAATTCAGGTGAAGAGATTGAAAACGAAATATCCGCAAGGTGCCGAGAAGCAGCTTATTTATGCTCTTACGAAGAGGAAGGTGCCTTCAGGAGGACTTCCGCTCGACGTGGGTGTCGTTGTTGACAACATAGGAACAGCATTTGCAGTTTACGAAGCTGTTGAACTTGGCCATCCGCTTGTAGAAAGAGGAGTCACACTGACCGGCGAAGGAATAAAGAAGCCATTAAACGTTATTTCGCGTATTGGTGTTATGGCCAGCGAATTGATCGAATACGCCGGCGGCGCACAGGAAATCGTTGAGAGAATTGTCTTTGGTGGTCCTATGATGGGAATCACTGTCCCCAAGATAGACGTCCCGACTGTAAAAGGCACTTCGGGGATCACTTTGCTTATGAAGAGCGATCCACTTGAAGAGTTCCCCTGCATAAGATGCGGGAAGTGTGCAACCGTATGCCCGATGAACCTCCAGCCATTTTTGCTGAATCTCTATGGTACGAATAGATTGTATGACAAACAGGTAGAGAACGGACTCCTGGACTGTATAGAATGCGGAAGCTGCTCATATGTTTGCCCAGCAAACATAGAACTCGTAAAGAACTTCAAGCTCAATAAGAAAGTCTACAGGAGTCTCAAGGGAGGTGCGAAGAAGTGA
- a CDS encoding RnfABCDGE type electron transport complex subunit D gives MKLSMMAAPHLRSEDSVRKIMLDVLIALAPAAVWAVVSFGLKALVLIVVCTAGAEVLDFFVMRFIRRKKNFKPDLSGSVTGLLLALNLSVAVEWWQALIGVFVAIVIAKAVFGGLGKNFFNPALVGRVFLLISFPVQMTTWLSPFDMQTTATPMAILKQGGPRVFSLQEMFLGTIPGSLGEVSALLLLLGFGWLLFRKRVSPFIPVAYIGTVVIMAAIFNGVNPGFGSPLYHVFGGGLMLGALFMATDMVTSPMSIKGHVIFGVGCGAVTMIIRLFGGYPEGVSFAILVMNAFVPLIDMGTKPRIFGKPKKVKSNA, from the coding sequence GTGAAGCTCTCAATGATGGCAGCACCTCACCTGAGATCAGAAGACAGCGTAAGAAAGATTATGCTCGATGTCCTCATCGCCCTCGCTCCAGCGGCTGTATGGGCCGTAGTTTCATTCGGTTTGAAGGCACTTGTCCTGATAGTTGTCTGTACAGCCGGCGCCGAGGTACTTGACTTCTTTGTCATGCGGTTCATTAGAAGGAAGAAGAACTTCAAACCGGATCTCAGCGGTTCCGTCACCGGACTGCTTCTCGCTCTGAATCTCTCTGTCGCCGTGGAGTGGTGGCAAGCTCTTATCGGTGTCTTTGTGGCCATCGTAATTGCGAAGGCCGTCTTTGGTGGGCTAGGCAAGAATTTCTTTAATCCCGCCCTAGTTGGCAGGGTCTTTCTCCTGATATCCTTTCCCGTTCAGATGACTACGTGGTTGAGTCCTTTCGATATGCAGACTACAGCAACTCCAATGGCGATATTGAAGCAAGGCGGACCAAGAGTCTTTTCTCTGCAGGAGATGTTTCTAGGAACAATTCCAGGATCACTTGGTGAGGTCAGCGCTCTGCTCCTACTCCTTGGTTTTGGATGGCTGCTGTTCAGAAAGAGAGTCTCTCCTTTCATACCAGTTGCATACATTGGAACTGTCGTTATTATGGCCGCAATTTTCAATGGAGTTAATCCCGGCTTCGGTTCACCTCTTTATCACGTCTTTGGCGGCGGATTAATGCTGGGGGCTCTTTTTATGGCAACCGACATGGTGACAAGTCCCATGTCGATCAAAGGCCACGTGATCTTTGGAGTTGGTTGTGGCGCAGTGACAATGATAATCAGGTTGTTTGGCGGTTATCCCGAAGGAGTTTCTTTTGCGATCCTGGTCATGAATGCTTTTGTACCTCTAATCGATATGGGTACAAAACCCAGGATATTTGGAAAGCCAAAGAAGGTGAAGAGCAATGCGTGA
- a CDS encoding RnfABCDGE type electron transport complex subunit G, which produces MRDYLKTGITLMVITIIAALVLSVVYTIVEEPIANAELGAKLKAIREVLTDSDTGELLIDEESIPQTATELAKFEWLPQGFSPSEGIIYRTEDNQGKVESPAYKFVKEDGTEIFIAIGIAVGYGGDVKSMAAFVKEPDGVKLNGIKVLEYSQETPGLGANIANADVQKRFYPVSKEGLDKGIRVDKDAGVTPVGDQIDARKREDGIVTVSDVMTGATITPRAVASSLNAISEFLDKAGVR; this is translated from the coding sequence ATGCGTGATTACTTGAAGACCGGGATTACTCTGATGGTTATTACGATTATCGCCGCCCTGGTTCTATCGGTAGTCTATACGATAGTTGAAGAACCTATAGCCAACGCAGAGCTTGGCGCAAAGCTGAAGGCGATTCGAGAAGTTCTTACGGATTCAGATACAGGTGAGTTGTTAATTGACGAAGAAAGCATCCCGCAAACAGCTACCGAGCTCGCTAAATTCGAGTGGCTTCCCCAAGGATTTTCCCCCTCTGAAGGGATAATCTACAGGACCGAGGACAATCAGGGAAAGGTTGAAAGCCCTGCTTACAAATTCGTTAAAGAAGATGGCACGGAGATCTTCATTGCGATTGGTATCGCGGTTGGTTACGGAGGCGACGTGAAATCAATGGCAGCCTTTGTAAAGGAGCCTGATGGGGTCAAGTTAAATGGAATCAAGGTTCTAGAATACTCTCAGGAGACTCCAGGACTTGGAGCAAATATTGCAAATGCCGATGTCCAGAAGAGGTTCTATCCTGTAAGTAAAGAGGGACTTGACAAAGGCATAAGGGTTGACAAAGATGCTGGAGTAACCCCTGTGGGTGACCAGATAGATGCAAGAAAGAGGGAAGACGGGATAGTGACAGTCAGCGATGTGATGACCGGTGCAACGATCACTCCAAGAGCCGTCGCATCCTCTCTCAACGCCATCTCCGAATTCCTTGATAAGGCAGGTGTTAGATGA
- the rsxE gene encoding electron transport complex subunit RsxE, with protein sequence MMAESKFKILANGILKQNPTFIQVLGMCPTLATTTSAENGLGMGLATTAVLALSNITISLVRKFIPDKIRIPSYIVIIASFVTVIDMLMHGFVYDLWKTLGLFIPLIVVNCIILGRAEAFASKNDVFSSFLDGLGMGLGFTASLVLLGSVREFLGNGSIFGYHLSDVKMFAMILPPGAFIALGMLAAFFNYLGIRRSKVKKAEK encoded by the coding sequence ATGATGGCAGAATCGAAGTTCAAGATTCTGGCAAACGGTATCTTGAAACAAAACCCGACCTTCATTCAGGTTCTTGGTATGTGTCCCACTCTCGCAACTACAACAAGCGCCGAAAATGGTTTGGGGATGGGACTCGCAACTACTGCTGTCCTTGCGTTGTCGAACATCACAATATCTCTTGTGAGGAAATTCATTCCCGATAAGATAAGGATTCCCTCTTACATAGTAATAATCGCTTCCTTTGTTACCGTGATCGACATGTTGATGCATGGGTTTGTCTATGATCTATGGAAGACATTGGGACTGTTTATTCCCCTCATAGTCGTTAACTGCATAATTCTTGGAAGGGCCGAAGCCTTTGCTTCGAAGAATGATGTCTTCAGTTCCTTCCTCGATGGTCTAGGAATGGGCCTTGGTTTCACGGCCTCTCTGGTTCTTCTGGGATCGGTGAGAGAGTTTCTTGGCAACGGATCGATTTTCGGCTACCATCTTTCTGATGTGAAAATGTTTGCCATGATCCTCCCCCCGGGTGCCTTCATAGCCCTTGGTATGCTCGCAGCCTTCTTCAACTATTTGGGGATTAGGAGAAGCAAGGTAAAAAAGGCAGAAAAATGA
- the rsxA gene encoding electron transport complex subunit RsxA → MATRLVFIFLSAILINNFVLSRFLGICPFLGVSRKTDTAVGMSIAVTFVMILASIITWILNIALDALGLPFLRTIVFILVIATLVQFVEIFLKKASPGLYEALGIFLPLITTNCAILGLALLNVQQNYTLVETIVNSAGAGLGFALALILFSTIRERMELSEIPEPFKGTAIALITAGLLSMAFMGFQGLVKL, encoded by the coding sequence ATGGCGACCAGATTGGTGTTTATATTTCTATCGGCAATTTTGATAAACAACTTCGTGCTTTCCAGATTCCTGGGAATCTGTCCTTTCCTGGGTGTCTCAAGGAAGACGGATACAGCAGTCGGAATGAGCATCGCCGTTACATTCGTTATGATACTGGCCTCGATAATCACCTGGATACTCAATATTGCGCTAGATGCCCTAGGGTTACCCTTCTTGCGTACAATTGTCTTCATACTCGTAATCGCGACACTCGTGCAATTTGTTGAGATATTCCTTAAAAAGGCTAGCCCTGGACTCTACGAAGCTCTGGGCATCTTCCTACCGCTTATTACAACAAACTGTGCGATTCTTGGCCTTGCTCTTCTGAATGTCCAGCAAAACTACACACTAGTGGAAACGATAGTGAATTCAGCCGGAGCCGGACTGGGGTTCGCCCTAGCTCTAATTCTCTTTTCAACCATTAGAGAAAGGATGGAGCTCTCCGAAATTCCTGAACCCTTTAAAGGGACAGCTATCGCCTTGATCACCGCCGGACTGCTGTCGATGGCTTTCATGGGATTCCAGGGCCTGGTAAAACTGTGA
- a CDS encoding RnfABCDGE type electron transport complex subunit B — protein MTIVYSVLFMSVLGVGAGIFLAFASAKFAVKKDPRIALIEASLPGANCGACGFPGCAAFAKAVAEGKAPIEGCIPGKRSGVPEKLKLILDTDIDKLIALFDENEEDAEKTLEKLLASSGKAVKAAPPKIQRPTQEEIDSYKEKLKENPRAAVIFAVLPNINCALCGSPGCAAFAIKVANKDEDIAKCVPGKPQNVSQKVAKIMALSEAELQKIIEETSGEPAEIKKKFAS, from the coding sequence GTGACAATAGTCTATTCAGTTCTCTTTATGTCAGTACTAGGGGTAGGTGCAGGTATTTTTCTAGCGTTCGCTTCGGCAAAATTCGCCGTCAAGAAAGATCCACGAATAGCGCTTATCGAAGCTTCATTGCCTGGTGCTAATTGCGGTGCCTGCGGCTTCCCGGGATGCGCAGCCTTTGCCAAAGCTGTTGCTGAAGGTAAAGCCCCCATCGAAGGATGCATTCCAGGTAAACGCTCCGGTGTCCCTGAGAAGTTAAAACTCATTCTGGACACAGATATCGACAAACTCATCGCCTTGTTCGACGAAAATGAAGAGGATGCAGAAAAAACTCTCGAGAAGCTACTAGCTTCTTCAGGAAAAGCCGTCAAAGCCGCTCCACCAAAGATACAAAGGCCAACGCAAGAAGAAATCGATAGTTACAAGGAAAAACTCAAAGAAAATCCAAGGGCAGCTGTTATCTTCGCAGTCCTTCCCAACATCAACTGCGCCTTGTGCGGCTCGCCAGGATGTGCTGCCTTTGCCATTAAGGTTGCCAATAAAGACGAAGACATAGCGAAATGTGTTCCTGGAAAGCCACAGAATGTCTCGCAAAAGGTTGCCAAGATCATGGCTTTATCTGAAGCCGAACTTCAGAAGATCATCGAAGAGACATCAGGTGAACCGGCCGAGATAAAGAAGAAGTTTGCATCATGA
- the dxr gene encoding 1-deoxy-D-xylulose-5-phosphate reductoisomerase yields MKKRLAILGSTGSIGSQTLQIANRIENIEIVAISCGHNLSLFSKQLSEFHPPFAASLKKSDSLTDSFPATLFFHGEEGIERMLEESKPDYVLLAVSGAAGLRFSLKAIEVCHRLCLANKESIVCGGDLLLKECARKGVELIPVDSEHSGLFQLLDGSRRPKRIIITASGGALRDWPLERIQDATIRDVLRHPVWSMGNRITIDSASMVNKGLEVIEAKYLFEFETNEIDTYICRNSFIHAGILYSDGVLKLHTGIPDMRIPIAYSLTYPERIQTIPEQSIVDVPMILEELPKERFPALTLAREICGVVSKQIAYNAADEVAVEAFMNGRMPFGGIYNIIEKTVERTADQNPVDYSQIIETDSVARKLAQEEVDRCY; encoded by the coding sequence ATGAAAAAAAGGCTGGCCATTCTTGGCTCAACCGGATCGATAGGATCACAAACACTCCAGATAGCAAATCGGATTGAGAATATTGAGATTGTGGCCATTTCTTGTGGCCACAATCTTTCTCTTTTTTCGAAGCAGCTTTCTGAATTTCATCCGCCCTTTGCCGCCTCACTAAAGAAAAGCGATAGCCTTACAGATTCCTTTCCCGCAACATTATTCTTCCACGGGGAAGAGGGAATCGAAAGAATGCTTGAGGAATCGAAACCCGATTATGTTTTGCTGGCTGTGAGCGGCGCCGCAGGTCTAAGATTCAGCCTAAAGGCCATCGAAGTCTGTCACAGGCTTTGCCTCGCCAATAAAGAATCTATTGTTTGTGGAGGAGATCTTCTCCTGAAAGAGTGTGCCAGAAAGGGCGTCGAACTGATTCCTGTCGACTCGGAGCACAGCGGCCTTTTTCAGCTCCTCGATGGTTCACGCCGACCGAAAAGAATTATAATAACTGCTTCTGGCGGGGCATTAAGAGATTGGCCCTTAGAAAGGATACAAGATGCAACGATAAGAGATGTTTTGAGGCATCCCGTCTGGTCAATGGGAAACAGGATAACGATCGACAGTGCCTCCATGGTCAACAAGGGACTTGAAGTGATTGAAGCCAAATACCTCTTTGAATTTGAAACTAATGAAATTGACACATACATATGCAGAAACAGTTTTATTCATGCTGGTATCCTTTATAGCGATGGTGTCTTGAAGTTACACACTGGCATACCAGACATGAGGATCCCGATCGCCTACTCGCTTACATATCCTGAAAGAATTCAAACCATTCCCGAGCAAAGTATTGTCGATGTCCCCATGATTCTTGAAGAGTTACCAAAAGAGAGGTTCCCTGCTCTAACGCTTGCGAGAGAGATCTGTGGAGTAGTAAGTAAACAGATTGCCTATAATGCTGCAGACGAAGTTGCCGTCGAAGCTTTTATGAATGGCCGGATGCCTTTTGGAGGTATTTACAATATAATTGAAAAGACAGTAGAAAGAACCGCTGATCAAAATCCGGTCGACTACAGTCAAATAATCGAGACTGACAGCGTTGCAAGAAAGTTAGCTCAGGAAGAGGTGGATAGATGTTATTAG
- a CDS encoding site-2 protease family protein: protein MLLAIIYFLLILTGIVVVHELGHYIFSRLFGVRVLEFAIGMGPKLWSKKGKNTTFRINAFPIGGYVRPAGEDLDTIDSSIPESEQIQNKPAWQRFIIYFAGPAFSLLLGFLILSLVAVIWGFQEVKIDKVEPGSPAAVSGMMPGDRIVSVNGKTLIDNTRLSEAVAKGERIDLVVNREGKEIEIAIIPELLPQEAFFVIGGVSGEPGDILSSINGGTFNGDYVGYGSVLSPESSIKLGFEDGSTLSGTLLTYSPAEERYAMGIYYANFKPQLAIDHGQFREGDILLSVNGMKTETSYDLTTMSQLLALKPDELLIQFTGKEISFAEFGFPDEFVVSVEREGQLINLTVSKNEMIALVEEAGAFAQGSSYWYPDTALEAVGLGVQWANNLLIALVKVVGSLFTGGANINEFTGPIGLVTIVDQAVSLGLRIVLYLAGFISLNLGVINLIPFPALDGGRMLLALIEMITRRRLDPKIEGLINVIGFMVLMGFMIYITFIDIGRWL from the coding sequence ATGTTATTAGCAATAATATACTTTCTTCTAATTCTGACGGGAATAGTAGTTGTCCATGAGCTTGGTCACTACATTTTCTCGAGGCTTTTTGGTGTAAGAGTTCTTGAATTCGCAATAGGAATGGGCCCTAAGCTCTGGTCGAAAAAAGGAAAGAATACGACCTTCAGGATCAATGCATTTCCAATCGGCGGTTACGTAAGACCTGCAGGTGAAGACTTGGATACTATCGACTCCTCGATTCCGGAAAGTGAGCAGATTCAGAACAAACCCGCCTGGCAGAGATTCATTATTTACTTCGCCGGTCCAGCTTTCTCTTTACTTCTGGGCTTTTTAATTCTCTCTCTTGTCGCAGTAATATGGGGCTTTCAAGAGGTCAAGATCGATAAAGTCGAACCTGGTTCTCCTGCCGCAGTTTCCGGAATGATGCCGGGAGACCGAATCGTTTCAGTTAATGGAAAGACTCTCATCGACAATACACGTTTGAGTGAAGCAGTAGCAAAAGGAGAGAGAATAGATCTTGTTGTGAACAGGGAAGGTAAGGAAATCGAGATCGCTATAATACCTGAACTTCTTCCCCAGGAAGCCTTCTTTGTTATCGGAGGTGTTTCAGGAGAACCAGGCGATATTCTCTCTTCAATAAACGGCGGAACCTTCAACGGCGATTATGTTGGATATGGAAGTGTTCTTTCGCCTGAAAGTTCTATAAAACTCGGCTTCGAAGATGGCTCTACATTATCGGGAACGCTCCTGACTTATTCACCTGCCGAGGAACGCTACGCAATGGGCATCTATTATGCAAACTTCAAACCTCAACTTGCCATTGACCACGGACAGTTTAGAGAAGGAGACATCCTGCTTTCAGTCAACGGTATGAAGACTGAAACAAGTTATGATCTAACCACGATGAGTCAGTTGTTGGCTCTGAAGCCCGATGAGCTCTTGATTCAGTTCACCGGGAAAGAAATCTCCTTTGCCGAATTCGGCTTTCCCGACGAATTCGTTGTTTCTGTTGAACGGGAAGGTCAATTAATAAATTTGACAGTGAGTAAAAACGAGATGATAGCCCTGGTCGAAGAGGCGGGAGCCTTTGCTCAAGGAAGCAGTTATTGGTACCCCGATACTGCATTGGAGGCGGTAGGTCTCGGCGTTCAGTGGGCAAACAATCTATTGATAGCTCTGGTTAAGGTAGTAGGGAGCCTCTTCACCGGGGGAGCCAACATCAACGAATTCACCGGCCCCATTGGACTGGTAACCATAGTTGATCAGGCGGTCAGTCTTGGATTAAGAATAGTCCTTTACCTAGCTGGGTTTATATCTCTCAACCTGGGAGTAATAAATCTAATTCCCTTTCCGGCACTAGACGGTGGAAGAATGTTGCTTGCCCTCATTGAAATGATTACAAGAAGAAGGCTCGATCCAAAGATAGAGGGTCTGATCAATGTGATCGGATTCATGGTCTTGATGGGGTTCATGATTTACATTACTTTCATTGATATAGGTAGGTGGCTATGA
- the ispG gene encoding flavodoxin-dependent (E)-4-hydroxy-3-methylbut-2-enyl-diphosphate synthase — MSGVVRVGDVLIGGGNPITVQSMTNTKTSDVNKTVEQIKRLEDAGCDLVRVSVPDFESASVLKEITSLSRIPVIADIHFDYKLAVESIKNGAAKVRINPGNIGQDWKVKETVKIAKEYGVPIRVGANSGSLDKRFSSYEKPIALAESALAQVKILESAGFEDIVISLKSSSVIETVEANKYLYNKTDHPLHLGVTEAGFGLDSTVKSSIGIGTLLLNKIGDTIRVSMSGDPVQEIEVGLSILRSLKLRRGVDVISCPTCARTEIDVEALARKVNSWVGNTDADLSVAVMGCVVNGIGEGTEADIGIAGTASGGVIFVKGEIVEKVERADLEARFRHWFKTVLSGGV; from the coding sequence ATGAGCGGGGTCGTTCGCGTTGGAGATGTTCTGATAGGTGGAGGAAATCCAATCACGGTCCAATCAATGACAAACACCAAGACTTCTGACGTAAACAAAACTGTTGAGCAGATCAAAAGGCTCGAAGATGCAGGTTGTGATCTGGTAAGGGTATCAGTTCCAGACTTTGAGTCGGCTTCCGTACTGAAGGAGATCACTTCTTTAAGCAGGATACCTGTCATAGCAGATATTCACTTCGACTATAAACTTGCCGTAGAATCGATCAAAAACGGCGCTGCAAAGGTGAGAATTAACCCAGGAAACATCGGTCAAGATTGGAAAGTCAAAGAAACTGTGAAAATCGCAAAGGAATATGGCGTTCCAATACGAGTCGGAGCTAACTCCGGTTCTCTTGACAAGAGATTCAGCTCGTACGAAAAACCTATAGCCCTTGCAGAAAGCGCCCTGGCTCAAGTTAAAATACTTGAGAGCGCGGGGTTCGAAGACATTGTGATATCGCTGAAATCCTCTTCAGTTATTGAGACGGTTGAAGCAAACAAATACCTCTACAACAAGACTGACCACCCACTTCATCTAGGTGTTACCGAAGCGGGCTTTGGTTTGGACTCGACGGTCAAGTCGTCAATCGGTATTGGCACGCTTTTGCTCAACAAAATTGGAGATACAATTAGGGTTTCAATGTCGGGCGACCCTGTTCAGGAAATCGAGGTCGGGTTGAGCATTCTCAGGTCGCTGAAACTGAGAAGGGGGGTCGATGTGATTTCCTGCCCAACCTGCGCGAGAACGGAAATAGATGTCGAAGCTCTCGCCAGAAAAGTCAATAGCTGGGTCGGCAACACAGATGCAGACCTCTCGGTTGCAGTGATGGGCTGTGTGGTCAATGGAATCGGAGAGGGCACTGAAGCAGACATTGGGATCGCTGGAACGGCTTCAGGCGGAGTGATTTTCGTGAAAGGCGAAATCGTTGAAAAAGTAGAAAGGGCAGACCTTGAAGCAAGATTCCGTCACTGGTTCAAGACGGTCTTGTCAGGAGGAGTATGA